CGGCATTAATCACCGCTGCCAATAAGCTAGTAAAAGCCCCAATTACTGCTACTTTCAAGGTTGTTCCGGCCATCAGTGCCATGATCACGCCACTCCCCCATGACGTCACCACTTTAATCACACCGGCCATGAAGGCAACCACATACAACTTAGCTAAATTATGTTCATCATATCCAACCACACGAAAAACCAAGCTAACGACAGCCGCCAGGATAATAGCCTCTAAAATCGTTAGCCAGGCTGTGGCTGCATAGCCATTCAATACATCAAAGAGGCCTAAACCAATTGCCCCAGCGATGGCCCCATAACCAAAACCCAACAACATTACCGCAATGACCGTTAGAATATTGCCAAAATGAATAAAAGGTCGGCCAACAATTGCTGGCAACGGAATCCGAACCACACTAATCCCAATAAATATAATTGCTGCAAATAAGCCAGTAAATACAAGTTTTCTTAATCGCTTGGTGCTTTCCATAAAATCCCTCTTTCAATCTTCTCTGTGATATATTTAAATTTCTCCAGCTTCAATAGGTTGGCACTAATCCGGTTAAGGTCTGTTCCGCAACCGCCAATAAATCATAGGCAGCCCGTGGCATTTGATACTGATGGCAAAACAAGTAATACCCCAGATCAACTGCAATTTGATGAGCAACCGTCTGACTAGCACCCGTTAAGTTTAGACGCCGGCTAGCTCGCCTAACTAGGCGTTGTAAAACTTGATCTGTTTGAATTTCTAAATTCGCATCAGCTAGCATTAATTGCATTTTGAGTCGGTCACCTGCTTGATATTTTAGCCGCACATTTGCCGTCGTCATCTACGCCACTCCAATCTTTTTATCGGCTTTATCATAGAATCTAAACGCTTCGTTCGCAACTTAAAACACCTCAAAAAAAGCTGGTCTGACGGCTTTCTTACTCGGTAACAAAAAATATTATGGGTCATTTTGAAACTAGATCATCGCACCGTCAACAATTTTAGCCATCAAATCCAATTAATTAGTTCATTAACGTAATCAAAACCACGATTAAATTTATATTAACCACCGCTTAATACTGCCAAGCATCGCCGGCCTGCATCGCCCACATTGTTCGATGATATGCCCCATCCGCTTCCGAATAATAGCCCGCAATCAATTGACCAAGCTTAACTTTAGACTGCGGATATTCTTGATAAGCCGGTACCAATCCATGCAACTCAGTTGGCGTCTGACTGGTAAAATGATACAACCGAACATGATTTTGCTTATCTATTTGCGCTAGATAAAAGAACTCATTTTTGGTACCAGTCGCTTTCAGCACAATCGTTAACGGTTGATAGTTCCTAATCAAGTGATAGGTATACGTCACACTCGGATCATCTTCCATCCCCGCTGGTGATCCATGTGTTATCGCTAAATAATACATCGAAATCAGGCCAACTTTTTCTTGCGTCGTCAAATAGGCTTCGTGCTTGGGCGTCAAAGTTCGCACATAGGCTGCATCCTGCTCAGCCCGATCAACCCCCGCTGATTGACTTTCCGCACGACTACTACTAGTGGTAGTCGTGGTGTCATTACTCGTCTTAGTCGCTGAACCTTGCGACTTACTTGACACCGTGGCCGATGTCGCTTGTGATTCTGTCATTGAAATACCTGCCGGACGACTAGCCAATAATTGGTCCACTTTAGTGACAACTCCTTCAGCCGGTAAGATTGACAACGCACTAGCCAGGGTCGTCACCACTAAAAAGACACTCACACTGACGCCCAAGCCTAGTCGATGTCGTAATGCTTGTTGACCAAGTGGTGCGGGCGTCATCATCAAGTCCACCGATTTGCTGGCCGTAGCTGGTGTCAATACTTGCAATAACTGCTGCCGCAACCGCCAATTAACCACCCAAGCTAGACTAAATCCAACTAACATCATTGCCCAACCAGCAGTGAACCAAGCCTGCTGATTGTCAAAAAAAGTCATTACATCAAGCAATTGTAAGCCAATTAGAACTAGACCAATAATCCCTAAGCCCCTACCAAGCCGGTTCCAGCCCTTTAACTTTCGATAAGCTGACGACTTTTGAATTTCACTCTTAAAGAAGAAACGCCGACTATGCCGAATTTGAGTTGGTGTCATCGTTTTATGATAACTTAATTGGTAATCAATAAGTTGGCGGCAATCAAGTTGTAATCGTATAAAATTATAGCCTGAACCCAGAACGGCTAGACTAGCAATAATGATTAAACCAACGGCCATTGTTAAGCCTCACTTTCGTATTTTTGATATGTCCTATCATACCATTTAAAGCATGAAATACGTGTTTGCATCGTTCATCAAGTGCACCGAAAGCGGCAATCATTCTCAAAACCAGAATGACCGCCGCTTGCTTGTAACTATTCGATTTTTGACCACCCTCAACAGGTCTTATTTAATTAACGATCCGCATCACGTAAACCTAAGAGGACCACTAAAATACCGATTAATAAGGCGCCAACAAAAATGGCGAAAATAGCGGGAATCTTGAATCCTACGGCAATTAGCACCCCAATCAAATAAGGACCAATAGTCGCACCAATTCGACCAATTGACTGTGCAAATCCCATGCCCATCCCACGAATACTTGCCTCAAATTGACCTGGCGTGAACGCAATCATAATGCCCCATGCGCCTAACGTGAAGAACGATAACCACGCCCCACTGATTAAAAGCATCGTTTCCGAGGTAGCGACCCCAAAAACGGCGGCACTAATCATGGTTCCGAGCATGTAAATCGCTAAAACAAGCTTCCGTGGTAACTTACCAATCAACCAGGCGGCCAAGTAATAGCCAGGTAATTGCGCTAAACTCATTAAAATCGTATAACCAAAGCTATGCACGATTGAAAATCCCCGCAACACCAAGACACTTGGCAACCATAAAAATAGCCCATAATAAACAAACATGATGACAAACCATAAAATACTCATGCAAATCGTTGTTTGCCGATATTCCGTTGACCAAATTCGCTTCAAAGCTGGGCCAAAACCTAACTTATGACTAGTAATTGGTTTCGGATCTGGTAAGTGACGGCGCATTAATAGAGCATATACACCCATTAAGGCTGTGATTAAGACCGTCACCCGCCAGCCAAACCGTGGCATGACCAAGAACGCCAAAATTGACGCTAGAATCCAACCGAAAGCCCAAAAACTATCGACTAACACTAGCATTCGCGCTCGTTTAGTCCCAGTAAAATTATCCGCAATTACGGCCGCAGCCACTGGTAGCTCACCACCAAGACCAATCCCCGTAATCAAGCGGACCACTAAAAACCAGCCAACATTTGGTGTTAATGTTAATAATAAATTACCAGTTGAAAATAATAACAAGGTTGCAATTAACACTGGCTTACGCCCAAACTTATCGGCTAAATAACCACAGCCGAGTGCCCCAATAATCATTCCTAACGAGGTTACCGCCCCCACGGCCCCCAATTGACCCGCTGACAACTGCCAGCTTTCCTTAATGACCGGCATAATAAATGATAATAAGGCCACATCCAATGCATCAAAAAGCCACGCAGTTCCGATTAGTAACAAGAGCCGATTGCCCTTTACTTCCATCGTTTCAATCCCCCATGATTGTCCTAAATAACAGCGCTGTTATATTTTAGGTCTTTTTTACCTTTAAGGTGCCATCAGATTACCATGCCAAAATTTAACTGTCAACTACTGTTTTCAATCGATAGACTTTAGCCGGTCGTCCAGAACCTTGCTTTTTAGTTAGACCAATTTCATCAAATAAATGGACGTGAGTTTTGCGGAAATTGGAGTTATCAATGGCTGTAACGGATTTCCGTTGCATAATCGCATATAATTCACGCGCTTGCTTCAGGGTAAATCGGTCGCCCAAAACCAACAAAATTGTCGGTGCATACGCTAAACGATTCCGAACTCGTGTAAAGGCTGTTCGTAAAATCAACGTATGATCCGCGGTCAATCCAGCCGTCGTCGCATACCGATCCGGATTGGCATAGTAAACCGCCCGACTCACTGAATCGGGTAAGCCTTTAAACGCCAAATTCGCTGTGACTAAATCATCGCGATCACCGGCTGGGGTTACCGTAAACCATTGGACCGCTTTAGCGCCATAGCCTGGTATTAAAGTTGGCTTAACTGGCAAATAAACCATATAGGTCAATGCTAATTCACGTTCACCACTGCCCCGATGGACATTCGTAAATGTCGCCAGTTGTTCTGTATGCAAACTTGGTAACGTGACGTCTAATTTTTCGCGTACTAAGCGTAGCGCCGCCGCATCCGCACTTTCATCCGCCCGCAAATAAGTCGTCGGTAGGCCCCATGTGTCCTTAAACGGCGCCGTTGACCGTTGCAATAATAAGACTAATAACTGTTGTGTTACCGGATCAAAACTCCAAATAACATTGGTAATACTAATTAAAGGTCGATTGACCACTTGTGATACATTCATCGTAACTTCACTCCCACAAAAAGGCCACGACAATTTGCGTCGTGGCCTACCATTAATAGCTTAATTAAATTGTTGTAAAGCTTCCACTGTCCAGCCGTTAATCGCTGATTTTTCAATGATAGCTTTTTTAATTTCCCAGACATCCGCTTTAATATAACGTTGTCTAGCGGTCATGAGTGGAATGTCTTGATAGACCACTTGGCCTTTATTAATTGTTACACGCACTTTATTACGTCCTTTCCTAATGCTCAGGAAATTTTGTAAATAATTCTGGGTACTGATACTAGGGCATCGTACTTCATACTAAAATTACTTTAATCAAAATCTGAGATTCTTCAGTTACGTTTGGTTACTCCACATGTCCCAAACTAAGTATCAACCATACCACACCCAAAAGCTTTTAGCTAATGCTTTGACTTTAAGTTAGGTTATTTTTAAACTTTCCGCTTAAACCGAGTGCGTTTCGATTGTTTCGTCAATGAAAACGTTTTACACTACAGTTAAACAATCTCGAGGAGGCTTTAACATGCGCTATTATCACTATTTAGTCTATGGCGGCATTTCCGCCGTTTATCTGGTGGCCTTATACGCCCTATATGAAATGCTACGACTGGCTTATTTTTTGTTTTTGGCTTAATTAAATCCATGCGCCAAAAAAGCTGAGCCTGGGCGTTTGCCCCAAGCTCAGCTTTAGTCGGTGATTCTTTAACGATGCCATAGATAGCGATTCACGGTCAAAGCAACCTTAGCATTTTCATGTAACTGCATATGTTGCGCCTTTTTACCATGGAAGTCAGCTTCAGTGTAATGCACGTCACGGCCCCGTAACAGATACTTGATTGACCGCGCTGAAACATTGGTCACTAAGCTGTCAGAGTTCGTGCCGTCATCTAAATTACCCACCACATTTAACAGCTGCACTCCACGAGGAAAGTTCGTGCGTTTAGCAGCTAACAAGTCATAAGCTGCATGTAAATATTTGGGGGCACCAGATGACAGAAACGAATTTTGATTAGCAACATCATCTTCACCCACGACCCCATCAAAGGGCCCTGCAATGGTGACTAACTTTTTCAGCTTCGGAAAACCGCTGGCCTGGGTCGTCATTGCCATATTAACACTCGCCACACACCCCGCAGAATGCGCCACAATATTATACGTTTTAAATGCATGCTGTGATTGAACGGTCGTAATGACTTTTGCCAACCACGCACTTTGTTGCTCGTATTGCGCTAAATTATTCTTAAAAACGACTTGAATAATTGGATTGCGCGCTTGCGCGGACCAGTGCCCCGTTAACGTCACTGTCCCGGTGGTACTAACCGTGGCAACGAGCACCTTATCGGCATGCGCCGTTTTAACGGCATGCTTAATCAATGTATTAGTTGACTTAGCACTGCCTTGAAAGCCGTGCACATAAAACGTAGGCCGCGTACTTTTAAGATAGGGTGACTGCTTTTTTTTACTCACATGACTAGCAGTCGTCGACGTTGTTGTTGGCTTTTTAGTACAACCGCTTAACCCAACAACCAACACTAGCGCCAAGACAAGCCATTTAAGAAACTTTAATTTTCGTAACATCATCCGCCTCATTCATTTTCCCAATTACGTTTAATTTGAACCAATTCATCCTGCAAGTAAGTTGCTGACAATTGTAGATAAGTCACGTGCTTGCCAGGGGTCGGGGCATGTAATAACCAGCCATCACCGGCGTACAAGGCCACATGATGTAAACGACCACGACCATGATCATGCGCAAAGAAACATAAATCGCCAGGTTGGGCCGTCGCCAAAGTGACTGTGACCCCACTTAACACTTGCTCACTCACATCACGAGCTAAATTAACCCCGATGCAACGATGTAACGCCCAGGCAAAACCAGAACAATCAAAGCCATCAGCGCTAATACCACCCCATAAATAACGATCATCTAAAAAGCGTTGTCCCAGCTTGATCATCGTGCCCCCTGGCGTCAATCCCGCCGTTGCAAAGTCAAACTGGGTCGCTCGCTTCGCCAGGCGTCCGGGGCCTAACGGTGTTTGGACGACATCATAGTGCCCGTCTTGACTAGTGATCACCGGTAATTGCGTTCCCAATCTTAATTGACGCAAGGTTGTGCCGTCTGACCGCAATAACGGTGTAATCGCTCGCCGAACGGTTACCAAGGGCCCGGTTTGGATGGGAAGTTCAACTAACGATAATTGTGCCGCCCAAATCCAACCCGGATAGCCTTGCGGATGCCGCTCATCAGCTTGACTCACCACGTAGCCATACGCCCAGCCATCCACCAACCGTTCAACTAGGATCAAGTCATTAAACAGGGCCTGTGTGACTAAAATATTATCCCGCTCTAACCGCAGTGTATCGGCATCTGACAATTTCGTTAGCCAACCCTGCAGGCCTTGATTAGCCAAGGCCGCCAAGTCAGTTGACGCAACTTTTGGCTGTCGCCAAACGGTTGCAACCGCTGCTTGTACTCGTGCTGTTCGCATCTAACCACCCCACTTGTTATGTTAAAATCTATCATACCAGTTTTAGTGGTTAATATTAAATAATCACTAATAACCCTAATTTTAGCTCATTTGAATGACAAAATTAAAACCTGCTGTGAAAGTATGCTATGATACTATTAAAGACTCAGGGAGGCGTTTTATATATGGATAAAACCGATTTAAAGATTTTGAACGCCTTACAATTAGACGCGCGAATCTCACTCAAATCCTTAGCAGATCAATGCTTCATCTCATCACCAGCGATTTCTGCTCGCATTGCCCGGCTTAAGAAAAGTGGTATTATTCGTGACTATCAAGCTAACTTGAACTACGAAAAGTTAAATTATCGCATTAAGGCCTACATTCAATTGCAATTAGAACCAACGCAAAAAGAACGGTTTTACCCGTTCGTCGCTAGTGTCCCTAATATTCTCGAATGTGATTGTGTCACCGGTGAATATTCTCAAATCTTAAAGGTCGTCTTTGAATCGACCCAAGCCTTAGATGAATTTGTCAATAAAATTCAAACTTTCGGCAAAACAAGTACTCAAATTGTCTTCTCAACTAGTGTGACTAATCGGGGGTTAACCTTACCGGACGACCACGATCTTAGTCAAATCGTTGAATAAGTGACAACCACTAACAAAGAACAGTCGCTGCAAGTTAAGAACGCTTGCGGCGACTGTTTTTCTTTTGATTACCTCTAAAATAGCCTCATTTGGCAAATTGATGCATGACACAAATAGCCACTGCTCCTAGTAGCCACAACCCCAATAGTGGCAACCAGATAACCGGTCCTAACCGATACCAGCCAATGACTCCCATGAAAAGAATCTCAACCGTGTGGACTAACATCAAAAACTCAAAATAAGTGCGGTAATACCATTGTGCGACCATCCCTAATAAAAAAATGACCAGCATACTACTGTAGAACAATCCCTGCCCCTGTGTTAACATCCTAACTCCTTGCAAAAATTAATTTGACCCCCATTGCCATCTTTTATTTTTACGGATTATAGATTCCGTAGCTATCAATTTTTAGTAATTTTTTTGTATGTTTTGTGTAAATAATTATTGCGATCTAAAAAAGAACCGTGAACGTCACTGTTCACGGTCCCTTAACAGCTGACTAAGCTTGACGATCTTTCAAACTCAGCTTTTCAACGTTTAATTCTTTATCAACCCAGTCATCCACGAAACTACTTTCATGACTAACCAGAATCAAGTTACCCGCAAAGACTTGTAACGCGCGTTTCAAACCAGCTTTAGTTTCATCGTCCAAATGATTGGTTGGTTCATCCATAATTAAGAAATTACATGGAATGAGTTCCAATAACGCCAACTTAACCTTGGTCTGTTCCCCACCACTCAATAAGTGCATTGGTTTCATGGCATTCGCCGCATTAATTCCACACTTGGCAAGCTTCGTGCGAATCGTCTTTGGGAGCATTGTCGGATAATCATTTTGAATCGTCTGTAACGGCGTCCATTCTGGATGGTCCCACTCTAAGTCTTGATTGAAATAATTAATCTTAGCTGAAGGTGAAAAGTCGGACTTACCGCCTAGCGCCGGAATAACCCCTAGAATGGATTTAATCAAAGTTGACTTACCAACCCCATTAAACCCTTTAAAAGCTAGTTTTTCACCATTAGTCATGGTAAACGTGACGGGGGCTAGCAACGGCTTCCCATAACCCACGGACAGCTTCATCACACTTAACGCATTCTGTGAGCCAGTATCCAGGTACGGAAATGAGAATTTCGCATGGGCATTTTCACTCGGTGGATCAACACGATCCAAATGCGATAGCATCTTCTCTCGTGATTTAGCCATCGTTGATTTCGACCCGGCCTTGTTCTTACGAATGAACTTTTCAGCCTTATCAATCACAACTTGTTGCTTTTCAAAGGCCTTTAATTGAGCTTGTTTCCGTGCTTCTTTTTGCCGCATCGCTGACTTAAAATCACCCCGATACTTGATGATTTTGCCAAACGCCACATCACAGATACAGTTCGTGACCCGCTGTAAAAAGTCATAATCATGCGAGATAACCATAACGGCTCCCGCAAAACTATTCAGGTAATCTTCCAACCACGTAATATGTGCGGTATCCAAATAGTTAGTTGGTTCATCTAAAATAATCACATCTGGATTTTCCAACAATAGTTTGGCCAAAATAATCTTGGACCGTTGGCCACCAGACATCTCACTAATGACATGGTCGCGGCCAATCTCATCTAAGCCTAACCCGGTAATTACTCGTTCCATTTCAGTTTCAATATCATAAAAATTATTAGCTTCCAAGGTTTCTTGAATCCGACCAGCACGTTCTAGGAGCACGTCGTCCATATTTTCAGCATAATCGGCATAATATTGTTGCATCTTTTCATCTAAGTCAAACAACCACTGAAAAGCGGTCTTTAAAAAGGCGTATAACGTCATCCCCGCTGGAATATCCGCATACTGATCCAAATAACCCGTCCGAATATGACGTTGCCATTTAATCTCACCTTCTAATGGTAGAATCTGACCAGTCAAAATCTTAATTAAGGTACTTTTACCCGCCCCATTTTGACCAACAATTCCCAGGTGATCAGCTCGTTCTAACGTAAAGCTAGCACCTTCGTATAATTTACGGTCAGCGAAGCTTTGCGACAAATCAGTTACTTCTAATAAAGCCATTTTGTTTTCATCCTACACTTTCATTTATTGCCCCTGCAAAACAGGCCCCGTTGTCTAACGAGGCCTGCCAATCAAGGATTAGCGGCGCTATGCCATGACTAAATCCTTATTTAACTCATACTGCATATGAAAATACATATGATCACCAATTGGCTTAATCCCGACAGTTTCATAATCGTGACGATCATAAAGCTTTTTTGCACCCGGGTTAGCCATATCAACGTTCAAGCCAATCCGTTGCTGGCCGGCTTGCCGTGCATACTTGGGTAAGGCTGCTAACAAACGCCCCCCAATGCCATGCCCTTGATAATTGGGATCAACCGCAATCGAGTCCAAGTACCATTCATGTTCATAACTTTCAGTTTCAGCTTCAAATGCGGAACCAAACGCATCGTTAGCCGCCGTGACTTGTGCAAGCACGTCATCGACGGCATCTTCATTCTTGTCGGGGTAACCAAATGCCACCCCAACCACTTGACCATCGGCCTCGGCCACTACCGTCGTCGCTTTTTCAGACAAATACGCAGGTGTCTGATACGCGGCAATAATGGCCTGCTCTAAGTCAGGTTCGGGAATGTCGTCTAGTTCCTCAAGTTGCATTTCATCAAAGATCATATTAATTAGCGGTGCTATCTGGCCCGCGTCATCTTGATCAGCTGGTCGAATCGTTATCACAAATAGTCCTCCTTCTTAGTAGTTATTACCTTACTATGAATTGTTAAGGTTGTCAAAAATGAGGGCATCCCGTGGTATACTAGGAAGCGAATTCATTTTGAAAGGATTTGAGCCTGTGAATATTCGTGACATTGATCATCTCGTTTTAACCGTCACCGACCTCTCCCGGTCACTCCGTTTTTACCATGAAGTTTTCGATTTGCCCATCGTGACATTTGATGGCGACCGCCAAGCGGTGTTAGTCGGCAAACAAAAGATCAACTTCCAAACCGTTGACGCTCCCCATGAACCTTTGGCGGGCACCCCAACCCCTGGTAGTGCCGATCTTTGTTTGATTGCCCGTGATAAAATTGCTGATATCGAACACCATTTAAATAGTTATTTCGTTCCAATTGTCGCCGGTCCCGTTGAACGAACCGGTGCCCATGGGCAATTAACATCATTATATGTTCGCGATCCTGATAATAACCTGATTGAAATCAGTAATTATCATTAAGCAACTTGCAATCCGGTAAAAAGCTGTCACTAGTCATCAAAAATTGATGACTAGTGACAGCTTTTTTGCGCTAACGCCAGACTTTAATCTAAAAGCCACTTAAGTTGATACGCTCATCAACCTAAGTGGCCCTATCAAGGTCAACCTACTTGGCCTAGCTATTTTCACGTAAAATCACGCTAGCTTGATTATTCGCAGTGTCGACACTCGTGTCGGCCTTTTGATTAATCGCCGTCGTCTGTTTTAGAATTTGCTGATTATCTAACCGTTGGGCCGTGGTGCAAACTGGTGCTGGCTTGTTAGCGGCCACCGCAACTGCTTGGTCCATTGTCCGACTATCAAAATTCTTGCCCTCAAAGCCAGTGACCAGTAGCGTCCCTAACCCCATGATAGCCGTCAATGCCAATACTGCAGAACCAACTCGTTTGAACATCTTGAACTCCCCCTTTGACTCCTCCAGCATATCAGCCCCTAATAATTTAGCAACTTAAGCGACACGTGATGCTATTCGCACGGCACAAAAAAATCGTCTAACGCAACTGTTTTAGCGTTAGACGACCTTAAACTAGGTTGACCCAGCTTATTTTTTAATCCACTTAAGCAACCTTATTCGGCTGCGCCAATGATATCACCAGCCATGACTGTCTTCGTTGTAT
This region of Lactobacillus sp. CBA3605 genomic DNA includes:
- a CDS encoding ECF transporter S component encodes the protein MESTKRLRKLVFTGLFAAIIFIGISVVRIPLPAIVGRPFIHFGNILTVIAVMLLGFGYGAIAGAIGLGLFDVLNGYAATAWLTILEAIILAAVVSLVFRVVGYDEHNLAKLYVVAFMAGVIKVVTSWGSGVIMALMAGTTLKVAVIGAFTSLLAAVINAVACLVVVPILYRLLVRLGFNRRRFN
- a CDS encoding MFS transporter, whose translation is MEVKGNRLLLLIGTAWLFDALDVALLSFIMPVIKESWQLSAGQLGAVGAVTSLGMIIGALGCGYLADKFGRKPVLIATLLLFSTGNLLLTLTPNVGWFLVVRLITGIGLGGELPVAAAVIADNFTGTKRARMLVLVDSFWAFGWILASILAFLVMPRFGWRVTVLITALMGVYALLMRRHLPDPKPITSHKLGFGPALKRIWSTEYRQTTICMSILWFVIMFVYYGLFLWLPSVLVLRGFSIVHSFGYTILMSLAQLPGYYLAAWLIGKLPRKLVLAIYMLGTMISAAVFGVATSETMLLISGAWLSFFTLGAWGIMIAFTPGQFEASIRGMGMGFAQSIGRIGATIGPYLIGVLIAVGFKIPAIFAIFVGALLIGILVVLLGLRDADR
- a CDS encoding VOC family protein → MRASRGILGSEFILKGFEPVNIRDIDHLVLTVTDLSRSLRFYHEVFDLPIVTFDGDRQAVLVGKQKINFQTVDAPHEPLAGTPTPGSADLCLIARDKIADIEHHLNSYFVPIVAGPVERTGAHGQLTSLYVRDPDNNLIEISNYH
- a CDS encoding C40 family peptidase, coding for MRTARVQAAVATVWRQPKVASTDLAALANQGLQGWLTKLSDADTLRLERDNILVTQALFNDLILVERLVDGWAYGYVVSQADERHPQGYPGWIWAAQLSLVELPIQTGPLVTVRRAITPLLRSDGTTLRQLRLGTQLPVITSQDGHYDVVQTPLGPGRLAKRATQFDFATAGLTPGGTMIKLGQRFLDDRYLWGGISADGFDCSGFAWALHRCIGVNLARDVSEQVLSGVTVTLATAQPGDLCFFAHDHGRGRLHHVALYAGDGWLLHAPTPGKHVTYLQLSATYLQDELVQIKRNWENE
- a CDS encoding Lrp/AsnC family transcriptional regulator — encoded protein: MDKTDLKILNALQLDARISLKSLADQCFISSPAISARIARLKKSGIIRDYQANLNYEKLNYRIKAYIQLQLEPTQKERFYPFVASVPNILECDCVTGEYSQILKVVFESTQALDEFVNKIQTFGKTSTQIVFSTSVTNRGLTLPDDHDLSQIVE
- a CDS encoding alpha/beta hydrolase translates to MLRKLKFLKWLVLALVLVVGLSGCTKKPTTTSTTASHVSKKKQSPYLKSTRPTFYVHGFQGSAKSTNTLIKHAVKTAHADKVLVATVSTTGTVTLTGHWSAQARNPIIQVVFKNNLAQYEQQSAWLAKVITTVQSQHAFKTYNIVAHSAGCVASVNMAMTTQASGFPKLKKLVTIAGPFDGVVGEDDVANQNSFLSSGAPKYLHAAYDLLAAKRTNFPRGVQLLNVVGNLDDGTNSDSLVTNVSARSIKYLLRGRDVHYTEADFHGKKAQHMQLHENAKVALTVNRYLWHR
- a CDS encoding GNAT family N-acetyltransferase, which translates into the protein MITIRPADQDDAGQIAPLINMIFDEMQLEELDDIPEPDLEQAIIAAYQTPAYLSEKATTVVAEADGQVVGVAFGYPDKNEDAVDDVLAQVTAANDAFGSAFEAETESYEHEWYLDSIAVDPNYQGHGIGGRLLAALPKYARQAGQQRIGLNVDMANPGAKKLYDRHDYETVGIKPIGDHMYFHMQYELNKDLVMA
- a CDS encoding ABC-F family ATP-binding cassette domain-containing protein — encoded protein: MALLEVTDLSQSFADRKLYEGASFTLERADHLGIVGQNGAGKSTLIKILTGQILPLEGEIKWQRHIRTGYLDQYADIPAGMTLYAFLKTAFQWLFDLDEKMQQYYADYAENMDDVLLERAGRIQETLEANNFYDIETEMERVITGLGLDEIGRDHVISEMSGGQRSKIILAKLLLENPDVIILDEPTNYLDTAHITWLEDYLNSFAGAVMVISHDYDFLQRVTNCICDVAFGKIIKYRGDFKSAMRQKEARKQAQLKAFEKQQVVIDKAEKFIRKNKAGSKSTMAKSREKMLSHLDRVDPPSENAHAKFSFPYLDTGSQNALSVMKLSVGYGKPLLAPVTFTMTNGEKLAFKGFNGVGKSTLIKSILGVIPALGGKSDFSPSAKINYFNQDLEWDHPEWTPLQTIQNDYPTMLPKTIRTKLAKCGINAANAMKPMHLLSGGEQTKVKLALLELIPCNFLIMDEPTNHLDDETKAGLKRALQVFAGNLILVSHESSFVDDWVDKELNVEKLSLKDRQA
- a CDS encoding NUDIX domain-containing protein, yielding MNVSQVVNRPLISITNVIWSFDPVTQQLLVLLLQRSTAPFKDTWGLPTTYLRADESADAAALRLVREKLDVTLPSLHTEQLATFTNVHRGSGERELALTYMVYLPVKPTLIPGYGAKAVQWFTVTPAGDRDDLVTANLAFKGLPDSVSRAVYYANPDRYATTAGLTADHTLILRTAFTRVRNRLAYAPTILLVLGDRFTLKQARELYAIMQRKSVTAIDNSNFRKTHVHLFDEIGLTKKQGSGRPAKVYRLKTVVDS